Part of the Thermococcus sp. 18S1 genome, TTCCCCTCGGACTGCTCTCCGGCTACCACGGTGGAAAAATCGACAGAACGCTGAGCGTGATAATGGACAGCATCTACGCGTTCCCCGCTTTGATCCTCGCGATGGTCATCGCGGTGGTTCTGGGCCCGAGTCCGATAAACACGGCCATAGCGATAAGCTTCGTCTACGTGCCGACCTACTTCAGGATGGTTCGCGGGCAGACCCTCAGCTTCACCGGCCAGCTTTTCGTTGAAGCGGCCCATGCGATAGGCGCGAGGGACAAGGAGGTCATGTTCAAGTACATCCTGCCCAACCTCGCACCAACCATACTGGTAGTCTTCACCCTCAGCGTCGCGGATGCTATACTGACAGAGGCCGGCCTGAGCTTCCTGGGGCTCTCTGTAACGCCGCCGACGCCCGACTGGGGATACGACCTGCGCGTCGGCCAGCCGTTCCTGCTCGACGGCTACTGGTGGCTGGTCTTCTTCCCGGGAATAATGATAATGCTCCTGGCCATGGCCTTCGCGCTGATAGGAGAGGCCCTCAGCGAGAGGCTCTCCCTTGGAACGA contains:
- a CDS encoding ABC transporter permease; amino-acid sequence: MEIAGKLTEFVFGKKPGRGMLIFGIIIVLIVVIMAVFAPWIAPYDPTQSSDDVFAPPSWDHLMGTNRLGQDMFSRIVWGSRVVLYVVFIATLLSMAIGIPLGLLSGYHGGKIDRTLSVIMDSIYAFPALILAMVIAVVLGPSPINTAIAISFVYVPTYFRMVRGQTLSFTGQLFVEAAHAIGARDKEVMFKYILPNLAPTILVVFTLSVADAILTEAGLSFLGLSVTPPTPDWGYDLRVGQPFLLDGYWWLVFFPGIMIMLLAMAFALIGEALSERLSLGTR